The nucleotide window GCGTCCGGTGGACCTGATGCGGGCGATCGCCTCGGGGATCGACATGTTCGATTGTGTGCTGCCGACCCGTAACGGGCGGAACGCGTATGCGTTTACCAGCGTGGGGCCGCTGCGGCTTCGCAATGAGAAGTATAAGCAGGACTATGGACCGCTGGATCCGGCCTGCTCGTGTGCATGTTGCAGTAACTTCAGCAGGGCTTATATCCGGCATCTGTTTCTGGTGAACGAGATGTTGGGTCCGATCCTGCTAAGTCTTCACAACATCGCGTTTTTCCAGAATTTCATGCGGGAAATCCGTGGGGCGATCTGCGAGAATAAATTAATGAGGCTGCAGGACGAGGTCCTGCGGCTGTGGCAGGGCCCGGATGACGCACCGGCGGAAGAGGGTCTCTCGGAGTCCAAGCGATAAGGAGGTCGGTCGTGAGTTACGTTGAATTGCTGGCGGTGGTGGCCCAGGAGGCGGGCGAGGCCCCCAAGGAGCCGGGAAGTCAGTTACCCGTTTTGATCGGCTATATCGCGATCGTGTTTTTCATTTTCTGGCTGGTGCTTTTCCGTCCTCGCAAGCAGGAGCAGAAGCATCGCGAGCAGATGCTCTCGGCACTCAAGAAGCACGACAAGGTGATGACGATCGGCGGGATCATCGGGACGGTGATGGAGGTCCGGGAGGACGAGGTGATCTTGAAGGTGGACGACAACACGAACACGCGGATGAAGTTCAGCCGCGGTGCGATTCAGAAGGTTTTGAGCGCTCCGGAGGG belongs to Phycisphaerae bacterium and includes:
- the yajC gene encoding preprotein translocase subunit YajC, encoding MSYVELLAVVAQEAGEAPKEPGSQLPVLIGYIAIVFFIFWLVLFRPRKQEQKHREQMLSALKKHDKVMTIGGIIGTVMEVREDEVILKVDDNTNTRMKFSRGAIQKVLSAPEGEKESKA